In Natronococcus sp. AD-5, the genomic window GAGCTTGTCGGTTCGCCACAGCGACGAGGGCGTCTCCGTGTTTCCTAACCAGTAGGCCTCCTCGCCGTTGCGGGCGAAGAGCGCGACGTCGCCGTTTTGCATCTCGAAGCGGTGCGTCTCCCAATTAGTGCCGATCTCGAACCGCGGTGTGACGGCTCGAGCCCCGATATTCGACCGGAGCGGTTGCAGAATCTTTTGTCGAACTCGTTGCTCGCTCCAGTGTTCTGGCGAGTAACGAAAGCGAAGCGGCCGTGCCACGTCCCACGATACGGGGCGTGGACGCATATACTGTTCGCTGTCGCGATCCGGGGCCGTCGCCGCACCGCTCGACGATCCATCGACCGGGTTCCGGCGAGCGGCGTCCCGCTTCGAGGCCGGGGGCGTGATGGACCGTTACATTGATATGCGTCAGTTCCCTACTATGTGTGTACTTACCATGTCAATGGGTGCCTATGACGAGGACGAACACGAGCGGCGCGAAGAGCAAGCCTCGAGGGTGGACGCCGATTTCGACGACGAGCGAACGATTTACCACGGAAAGGTGGAGTACGATTCCGGCGATTCGGCGGAGGAGCTCCTGAGCAAGTTCGAGGAGATCAAGTCGAATTAGCGTCGATCGCGTCGGTTCTACTCCTTCGAGACCGAGCGAGTATACGCCGGGAGCGCCGGCTGCGGAACGCGAACTCGCGGTTCTCTCGCGGAACGGTCACTCGAGCGCGTCCCAGCCCGGCGTTTCCGGTGCGCCGCGCCGTTCTTCGACCGTCCTCGCGATCGACGGCGAGGGGACCGTCCCCCCCGCCGCGGCTCGCCGTCGGTGCCACTCGTCGATGGCGGGACCGACCCACTCGCCGTCCTCGACGGTCGCGGAGTCGCCGGCAGCCGCGTCCTCGCTCCCCTCGAGCGTCTGGAGTGCGCGTTCGTAGCCCCGCTCGTAGTGGTGCGGCGAGGTCGCGAGCGTGCCCGGACTCGACGCGGCGGCGACGGCGAGACACTCCGCGCGATCCGCCGGCGTGAGCTCTCCCGCCGCGAGCCGGTCGACGATCCCCTCGAGGTCGTCGGGACGGGGATGACAGAAGAGCTTCGCGCCGAGCGCCTGCGGGCCGAGCAACAGCCCCTCGGGATCGTCGTGACCGGCCTCGAGCAGGCGTTCGCCCCCGAACTGCGACTCGACGCGCTCGCACTCGGTCTCCTGCTCGAGCGCGAGGTTGTGCTCGGGGTAGGCGCCGCACTCGTCCGGGAAGCGGTCGCTGTCGTGGATCCGGCACTGCAGCGTCGTCGGATCGAGGAAGACACAGGTCGGCAGCCACGCCGGCTCCTCGCGGCCGAACGGAGCGACGGGTTTCGGCGGTTTCCGGAGGCCGACGAAGAAGGTCGGACGGCCGGCGACCGCGGCGACGCGATGGCCGTCGATCTCGACGCCCTCGCGCTCGTCGTCGACCCGCCAGAACCGCGGCGTCAGCGCCGGGGCCGCGCCGGACTCGAGGAAGGCCCGCACCTCGTCGCGCGTGAGCGCAACGAAGTTGTAGTCGCCGTCGAGCGGAACGCGGCGGGAGGTCCGTCCCTCCTGCTCATCCTCGCTCGAGCCCGATCGGGCCGCTCCGCGACCGCCCACGTCGCGCCCGTCGTCGGCCTCGAGCAGCGGTCGCCAGTCGAGACAGCAGCCGGCACAGCCCTGGCAGTGTACCTCCATGGGCGCCGGTACGACCGTGGTCCGGATAACGACTGTGTCGCGGGAGAACGACTTTCACGGCTCGGAATCGATACGCGGGTATGGCACGGGACTCCTGTGACGGCTGCGGCCGAACGGTCACGGTCGCCGGCGGCATCGCTAACCTCTGGACG contains:
- a CDS encoding DUF5786 family protein; this translates as MSMGAYDEDEHERREEQASRVDADFDDERTIYHGKVEYDSGDSAEELLSKFEEIKSN
- a CDS encoding YkgJ family cysteine cluster protein; the protein is MEVHCQGCAGCCLDWRPLLEADDGRDVGGRGAARSGSSEDEQEGRTSRRVPLDGDYNFVALTRDEVRAFLESGAAPALTPRFWRVDDEREGVEIDGHRVAAVAGRPTFFVGLRKPPKPVAPFGREEPAWLPTCVFLDPTTLQCRIHDSDRFPDECGAYPEHNLALEQETECERVESQFGGERLLEAGHDDPEGLLLGPQALGAKLFCHPRPDDLEGIVDRLAAGELTPADRAECLAVAAASSPGTLATSPHHYERGYERALQTLEGSEDAAAGDSATVEDGEWVGPAIDEWHRRRAAAGGTVPSPSIARTVEERRGAPETPGWDALE